In Dehalococcoidia bacterium, the following are encoded in one genomic region:
- the aroB gene encoding 3-dehydroquinate synthase, producing MVEKGKNVIITGFSFTGKSVVGKEVARRLGWNFIDSDQEVVALARKPIPDIFARDGEEHFRKLERQVLEKACAGKGAVIATGGGAVVDQRNRELFARSGAVICLEARPQTIYNRLLSSQQDNGTVVRPLLAAADPLERITQLKASRQPYYATADWSVYTDILSLNEVVDEVVRGMGQASAPNGNAPFVVTTPTGSYPVFVGWGLLDDIGRRMLQLGLSDRASIISDENVFHHYGHRACTALEQAGFDVESFLVPTGETTKTIDTAVKLYDWLVERRTERVHAIVALGGGMVGDLAGFAAATFLRGLPLVQVPTSLIAMADAAIGGKVAVNHPRAKNLIGAFYQPRLVTADVSTLTTLSERELVSGWAEVIKHGLILDAEFVQFLEVHATELKALEAAPTTEAIRRSAMLKATVVSQDEKEQGRRMVLNYGHTIAHGLEAATEYERFLHGEAVAIGMTGAAMLSERLGLIPAEIVTRQKQLIERFGLPTSCSGVNQNRVLQAMALDKKVRGREIKWVLLEGIGRTTFRNDVSAEDVASVLEELLTD from the coding sequence ATGGTAGAAAAAGGTAAAAACGTCATTATAACCGGCTTCTCCTTCACCGGTAAATCAGTGGTAGGGAAAGAGGTAGCACGGCGACTGGGGTGGAATTTCATTGACAGCGACCAGGAGGTCGTCGCCCTGGCCCGAAAACCCATCCCCGATATATTCGCCCGGGACGGCGAGGAGCACTTCCGAAAACTGGAGCGGCAGGTCCTGGAGAAGGCGTGTGCCGGAAAAGGGGCAGTTATCGCCACCGGCGGCGGGGCGGTTGTTGACCAGCGCAACAGGGAGCTTTTCGCCCGGAGCGGGGCGGTAATCTGCCTTGAGGCAAGGCCTCAGACCATCTATAATCGCCTCCTCTCCTCACAGCAGGACAATGGCACCGTGGTGCGCCCGCTGCTCGCCGCTGCCGACCCACTGGAGCGCATTACACAACTGAAGGCGTCTCGCCAGCCCTACTATGCCACGGCCGACTGGTCGGTTTATACCGATATCCTCTCCCTTAACGAGGTCGTCGATGAGGTGGTTCGCGGCATGGGGCAGGCAAGCGCCCCCAATGGCAATGCCCCCTTCGTGGTCACCACGCCCACCGGGAGCTACCCGGTCTTCGTGGGCTGGGGTTTACTTGATGATATTGGCAGGAGGATGCTCCAGCTAGGTCTCAGCGATCGAGCCAGCATCATCAGTGACGAGAACGTATTTCACCACTATGGCCACCGAGCCTGCACAGCCCTGGAGCAGGCTGGCTTCGACGTGGAGTCATTCCTCGTGCCCACTGGAGAAACGACGAAGACCATCGATACTGCAGTGAAGCTCTACGACTGGCTGGTGGAGCGCCGTACCGAGCGGGTCCATGCCATCGTCGCCCTGGGAGGGGGCATGGTGGGCGACCTCGCCGGCTTCGCTGCCGCTACCTTCCTCCGCGGCCTGCCCCTGGTTCAGGTACCCACCTCACTCATCGCCATGGCCGATGCCGCCATTGGTGGGAAGGTAGCGGTAAATCACCCCAGGGCAAAAAACCTCATCGGCGCCTTCTATCAGCCCCGACTGGTCACCGCCGATGTGAGCACCCTGACCACACTTTCAGAGCGGGAGCTCGTCTCGGGATGGGCCGAGGTGATAAAACACGGCTTAATCCTGGATGCCGAGTTTGTCCAATTCCTGGAAGTTCATGCTACCGAACTTAAGGCTCTTGAGGCTGCACCGACCACAGAGGCAATAAGGCGAAGCGCTATGCTTAAAGCCACAGTGGTAAGCCAGGACGAGAAGGAGCAGGGGCGGCGCATGGTACTGAACTACGGGCACACCATCGCCCACGGGCTTGAGGCAGCCACCGAATATGAGCGCTTCCTCCACGGCGAGGCGGTCGCCATCGGCATGACCGGCGCTGCCATGCTCAGCGAGCGACTGGGGCTTATCCCGGCGGAAATCGTAACGCGACAGAAGCAGCTCATCGAGAGGTTTGGACTGCCTACCTCCTGCTCGGGTGTGAACCAGAACAGGGTGCTACAGGCTATGGCACTGGACAAGAAGGTGAGGGGGCGGGAGATAAAGTGGGTGCTGCTCGAGGGCATCGGCCGCACCACCTTCCGCAATGATGTTTCAGCGGAGGATGTGGCTAGTGTGCTCGAGGAGTTACTGACAGATTGA
- the aroC gene encoding chorismate synthase, translated as MFRYLTAGESHGRALTAIVEGVPAGLALDEEYIARDLKRRQGGYGRSSRMEIERDMAEILSGVRHGLTIGSPISLLIWNRDWDNWQDVMSVSPSKKEVEKITRLRPGHADLAGAIKYGLDDIRPILERASARETAARVAVGAVARRLLQEFGIEIHSHTIDIAGMSVKGTKIEKIDWDKLERSPVRCSEAKAEKEMMAAIDRAKEAGDTVGGIFEVVAIGVPIGLGSHVQWDRRLDGKIAQAIMSINAVKGVEVGAGFSLANLPGSKSHDIIERAGGRWRHATNRAGGIEGGMTNGEPITVSAVVKPIPTLGKPLPSVDLKTGETVEAHYERSDICVVPAAGVIGEAMLAIILANAMLEKFGGDHITEALRNHKSYLDALNSA; from the coding sequence ATGTTTCGATATCTGACCGCAGGGGAATCGCACGGTAGGGCACTGACCGCTATCGTAGAGGGGGTGCCGGCGGGCCTTGCCCTGGATGAGGAGTACATCGCCCGCGACCTTAAGCGGCGCCAGGGCGGGTACGGGCGCTCCTCCCGCATGGAGATCGAGCGGGACATGGCGGAAATCCTCTCCGGGGTGCGCCACGGGCTAACCATCGGCAGCCCCATCTCGCTGCTCATCTGGAACCGCGACTGGGATAACTGGCAGGATGTTATGTCAGTTTCACCTTCAAAGAAAGAGGTCGAAAAGATAACCCGCCTGAGGCCGGGTCACGCCGACCTGGCAGGGGCGATTAAATACGGCCTGGATGACATACGCCCCATCCTGGAGCGTGCCAGCGCCAGGGAGACTGCGGCGCGGGTCGCCGTCGGTGCGGTGGCAAGAAGGCTTCTCCAGGAGTTCGGTATTGAAATACACAGCCACACAATCGACATTGCAGGCATGTCGGTCAAGGGCACGAAGATCGAAAAAATAGATTGGGATAAGTTGGAGAGATCGCCTGTCCGCTGCTCCGAGGCAAAAGCGGAGAAGGAAATGATGGCGGCTATCGATAGGGCAAAGGAGGCTGGCGACACGGTGGGAGGGATCTTCGAGGTGGTCGCCATCGGTGTCCCCATCGGGCTGGGGAGCCATGTCCAGTGGGACCGCCGCCTCGACGGAAAGATCGCCCAGGCTATAATGAGCATCAACGCAGTGAAGGGGGTGGAGGTAGGGGCTGGCTTTTCTCTGGCAAACCTCCCAGGCTCTAAGTCCCATGACATAATTGAGAGAGCGGGTGGAAGATGGCGCCACGCTACCAATCGAGCAGGCGGCATCGAGGGCGGGATGACGAATGGCGAGCCTATCACGGTAAGCGCGGTGGTTAAACCCATCCCCACACTGGGAAAACCGCTTCCCTCGGTGGACCTCAAGACGGGCGAGACGGTCGAGGCACACTATGAGCGCAGCGATATCTGTGTGGTCCCTGCCGCCGGGGTTATCGGCGAGGCAATGCTCGCCATCATACTCGCCAATGCCATGCTGGAGAAGTTTGGCGGTGACCATATCACGGAGGCACTGCGTAACCATAAGAGCTATCTTGATGCATTGAATAGCGCGTAA
- a CDS encoding transposase: MPDYRRAWLRGGTFFFTVVTYRRYPIFGEEAAIDLLKRCFQVVLAEYPYKMEAIVILPDHLHCIWTLPDTDFDFSTRWKQVKAAFTRNYSGDKAEGISESMRKKQERGVWQRRFWEHRIRDQEDFNRHCDYIHYNPVKHGFVNLPVEWKYSSFRKFVERGFYPQSWGHMVREELTVMDLE, from the coding sequence TTGCCTGACTACCGTAGAGCTTGGCTAAGAGGAGGAACATTCTTCTTCACTGTTGTCACCTACAGAAGGTATCCCATCTTTGGGGAGGAAGCTGCCATTGATCTGTTGAAGAGATGTTTCCAAGTAGTGCTGGCTGAATATCCCTATAAGATGGAGGCCATAGTGATTTTACCAGACCATCTTCATTGTATCTGGACACTGCCCGATACCGATTTCGACTTCTCAACAAGGTGGAAGCAAGTCAAAGCAGCCTTCACCCGGAATTATTCTGGAGACAAAGCAGAAGGTATCTCAGAGTCAATGCGTAAGAAGCAGGAAAGAGGTGTCTGGCAGAGGAGGTTTTGGGAACACAGGATTCGAGATCAGGAGGACTTCAACCGACATTGTGATTACATTCACTACAATCCTGTTAAGCATGGATTCGTAAATTTGCCCGTAGAATGGAAGTACAGCAGCTTCAGGAAATTTGTTGAAAGAGGGTTTTATCCCCAAAGCTGGGGACACATGGTAAGAGAAGAACTCACGGTGATGGATTTGGAATAA
- a CDS encoding shikimate dehydrogenase has product MTKYVGLIGYPVGHSVSPAMHRSAFDHYRLDIRYELWETEPSELGTVVERLRRSDTLGANVTVPHKETVMPLMDELDDLALEVRAVNTIVNRDGRLMGYNTDASGFLQALRKEGGFDPEGKGAVLLGAGGVARAAGFALARAGVKSLIITDIIAERAHRLASDLERSLARTQGPPPRSCLDAKDVGGIASLDFKMHPIPEIRVLLPDEPQFKEALSGCDLVVNCSPVGMKHSDTEGKSPLDAGLIPRETLVYDVVYNPLETRLLADAKKAGARTLSGLSMLVYQGALSLELWTGKEAPVDIMYRAAKKAL; this is encoded by the coding sequence ATGACGAAGTATGTGGGCCTCATCGGCTACCCTGTTGGGCATTCCGTATCCCCGGCAATGCACCGGTCTGCCTTCGACCACTACAGGCTCGATATTCGTTACGAGCTATGGGAGACGGAGCCATCGGAGCTGGGAACTGTGGTAGAGCGACTGCGCCGATCCGATACTTTGGGAGCCAATGTCACAGTACCCCATAAGGAAACGGTTATGCCCTTAATGGACGAGCTCGATGACCTCGCCCTGGAGGTGAGGGCGGTGAATACAATAGTGAATCGGGATGGCAGGCTCATGGGCTATAACACCGATGCCAGCGGCTTTCTGCAGGCTTTACGAAAAGAGGGGGGCTTTGACCCTGAGGGAAAGGGCGCGGTGCTTTTGGGCGCGGGAGGGGTAGCACGAGCGGCAGGTTTCGCCCTGGCAAGGGCAGGGGTGAAGTCGCTTATAATTACAGACATTATTGCCGAGCGGGCACACAGGTTGGCATCAGACCTGGAGCGGAGCCTGGCCCGTACCCAGGGACCACCGCCCAGGAGCTGTCTCGATGCCAAGGATGTGGGAGGAATTGCCTCGCTGGACTTCAAGATGCACCCCATCCCCGAAATAAGGGTGCTCCTTCCAGATGAGCCGCAGTTTAAGGAAGCACTATCGGGCTGCGACCTGGTGGTCAACTGCTCCCCGGTGGGGATGAAGCACAGCGATACTGAGGGCAAATCGCCGTTGGATGCAGGGCTCATCCCCAGGGAGACGCTGGTATATGATGTGGTATATAACCCACTTGAAACCAGACTGCTTGCGGATGCGAAAAAGGCCGGGGCGCGCACCCTGAGCGGGCTTTCCATGCTGGTATATCAGGGTGCGCTCTCCCTCGAGCTGTGGACCGGCAAGGAAGCGCCAGTTGACATAATGTATAGGGCAGCGAAAAAGGCGCTGTAG
- the ruvX gene encoding Holliday junction resolvase RuvX, with product MAILGLDVGEKRIGVAFADGLLAIPLTVLDRGGEESDMEKLLALAREHGAERIVVGLPRSMNGSIGRQAEEVLAFSGALAQHVDIPVDTWDERLSTVAAERMLLDAGMKREKRKGKRDAMAAAIILQAYLDGTSK from the coding sequence ATGGCGATACTGGGACTTGATGTCGGCGAGAAGCGAATCGGGGTAGCCTTCGCCGATGGGCTCCTCGCTATCCCCCTCACTGTGCTCGATAGGGGAGGGGAAGAGTCAGACATGGAAAAGCTCCTCGCCCTGGCCAGGGAGCACGGGGCGGAGCGTATTGTGGTCGGGCTTCCCCGCTCAATGAACGGCAGTATCGGCCGGCAGGCGGAAGAGGTTCTCGCCTTCTCAGGAGCGCTTGCTCAGCATGTGGATATTCCGGTGGATACCTGGGATGAGCGCTTATCCACCGTCGCTGCAGAGCGCATGCTGCTGGATGCAGGAATGAAGCGGGAGAAGAGGAAAGGGAAGCGCGATGCGATGGCAGCGGCAATTATTTTACAGGCTTACCTTGATGGGACAAGCAAATGA
- the alaS gene encoding alanine--tRNA ligase, producing the protein MLNSNDIREAFLRFFEEKGHDRIPGSSLVPKSDPTLLLTTAGMVQFKRYFTGEATPPHSRMTSCQKCFRATDIDSVGNAKHLTFFEMLGNFSVGDYFKREAIEWAWEFVTQGLSLPQERLWVTIFLDDDEAFGYWQEVGFPKERILRFGEEDNFWGPAGETGPCGPCSELHYDLGEGTGCGRPECGPNCECGRFIEIWNLVFTQYDQQGDGSRIPLPKPNIDTGMGLERTAAAVQGVASVYHTDLFLPLIERIVELTGKRYGDDEAIDRAMRVVAEHARAITFLISDGVLPSNEGRGYVLRRVLRRATLFGRKLGLEEQFLGTLAEAVIGNMSDVYPELKRERKSILSTIAAEEARFDQTLNVGLNLLDGIIEEARSSGKVRISGEDVFQLYDTYGFPKELTAEIAAEHGLSVDLEGFEKEMDRQRERARAAHRNTVGNRSVYPKGDTSPVHIPASTHFVGDTTLKQESTVLVLLPDNEWPKKRVDSISQGQDVGVILRETPFYGEMGGQVGDTGEIRGKKGRIEVTNTVRQTVKGSEFIIHQGKVIEGQISVHDNVKAQVDEKRRHDIERNHTATHLLQTALREVLGEHVRQSGSLVAPDHLRFDFTHPSALTREELSQVQRMVNERIRQNLKVKHTMMPYQQALDRGALAFFEEQYGEEVRVLEIGKPPISTELCGGTHVRATGEIGFFHILDQSSIGAGIRRIEAVTGSSAEGYIDGQLAIIDEIVDELRATPSEVISRISALHSEIDTERKRAHALERELLKITVSSLLGEVVSINGIPVLSARVPASNIEALRQTGDLIKERLNSVLVVLGAVYNHQANFVAMLTPDLAQRGLHAGEIVKQVAQVTGGRGGGRVEMGQAGGKDIDKLDDALSLVRDLVAKYGDTGT; encoded by the coding sequence ATTTTGAATAGCAACGACATTCGCGAGGCTTTTCTCCGTTTTTTCGAGGAGAAGGGACACGACAGGATTCCTGGCTCCTCACTTGTACCAAAGTCGGACCCCACCCTGTTGCTGACTACTGCGGGGATGGTGCAATTCAAGCGCTACTTCACCGGTGAAGCAACCCCTCCTCATTCCCGCATGACATCCTGCCAGAAGTGCTTCCGCGCCACGGATATCGACTCCGTGGGCAACGCCAAGCACCTCACCTTTTTCGAGATGCTGGGTAACTTCAGCGTGGGCGACTACTTTAAGAGAGAGGCCATCGAGTGGGCCTGGGAGTTTGTAACCCAGGGATTGAGTCTACCCCAAGAGCGTCTCTGGGTCACCATATTCCTCGATGACGATGAGGCTTTCGGCTACTGGCAGGAAGTGGGCTTCCCCAAAGAGAGGATCCTTCGCTTTGGGGAGGAGGACAACTTCTGGGGGCCCGCCGGCGAGACCGGTCCCTGCGGGCCGTGCAGTGAGCTTCACTATGACCTAGGTGAAGGAACTGGCTGTGGCAGGCCCGAGTGTGGCCCCAACTGCGAATGCGGCCGCTTTATCGAGATATGGAACCTGGTATTCACCCAGTATGACCAGCAAGGGGACGGCAGCCGCATCCCACTCCCCAAGCCAAACATCGATACAGGAATGGGTCTGGAGCGAACAGCAGCAGCGGTGCAAGGGGTGGCTTCGGTTTACCATACCGACCTGTTCCTCCCCCTGATAGAGCGCATAGTTGAACTTACCGGCAAACGCTACGGTGATGATGAAGCTATCGACAGGGCGATGAGGGTGGTTGCAGAGCACGCGCGTGCTATCACCTTCCTCATCAGCGATGGCGTGCTACCCTCCAATGAAGGAAGGGGCTATGTGCTGCGGCGGGTTCTACGGCGGGCTACCCTCTTCGGCAGGAAGCTGGGGCTGGAGGAGCAATTCCTGGGCACGCTGGCGGAGGCCGTTATTGGTAATATGAGCGATGTCTACCCCGAGCTAAAGCGAGAACGAAAATCCATCCTCAGCACCATCGCCGCCGAGGAAGCGAGGTTCGACCAGACCCTGAATGTAGGCCTCAATCTGCTCGATGGAATCATTGAGGAGGCCAGGAGCAGCGGGAAGGTTCGGATATCCGGTGAGGATGTCTTTCAACTATATGATACCTACGGCTTTCCCAAAGAGCTTACCGCTGAGATAGCCGCCGAGCATGGCCTCTCGGTAGACCTGGAGGGCTTTGAAAAGGAAATGGATCGCCAGAGGGAGAGAGCTCGAGCGGCGCATAGAAATACTGTAGGCAATAGAAGCGTTTATCCAAAGGGTGACACGTCCCCTGTCCATATTCCGGCAAGCACGCATTTTGTTGGCGATACAACGCTTAAACAAGAGTCTACTGTCCTGGTCCTGCTTCCTGATAATGAATGGCCAAAGAAGAGGGTAGATTCTATATCTCAAGGACAGGACGTTGGAGTCATTCTACGTGAGACGCCATTCTACGGTGAGATGGGAGGACAGGTCGGCGACACCGGAGAAATCCGTGGTAAAAAAGGAAGAATTGAAGTTACTAATACCGTCAGGCAAACAGTGAAGGGCAGCGAGTTCATAATTCACCAAGGCAAGGTAATCGAAGGGCAAATATCGGTTCATGATAATGTTAAAGCACAGGTAGACGAAAAACGCCGCCACGATATCGAGCGTAATCACACAGCGACACACCTCCTCCAGACGGCGCTGCGTGAAGTGCTTGGGGAGCACGTGCGACAGTCAGGCTCCCTGGTGGCACCGGACCACCTGCGTTTTGACTTTACCCATCCAAGCGCGCTTACCAGAGAGGAGCTATCACAGGTACAGCGCATGGTGAATGAGAGGATACGCCAGAACCTGAAGGTTAAGCACACCATGATGCCCTACCAGCAGGCTTTGGATAGGGGGGCACTTGCTTTCTTTGAGGAGCAGTATGGCGAGGAGGTACGGGTGCTGGAAATTGGGAAGCCACCGATCAGCACTGAGCTATGCGGGGGCACCCATGTCAGGGCAACGGGAGAGATCGGCTTCTTCCATATCCTTGACCAGAGCAGCATTGGAGCCGGGATTCGTCGAATCGAGGCGGTCACGGGAAGCAGTGCGGAGGGGTATATCGATGGGCAGCTTGCCATTATCGACGAGATAGTCGATGAGCTCAGGGCAACGCCTTCCGAGGTCATAAGCCGTATCTCCGCCCTCCACAGCGAAATTGATACGGAGCGAAAAAGAGCCCATGCCCTGGAGCGAGAGCTCCTAAAGATAACTGTCAGCTCGCTTCTCGGAGAGGTCGTCTCAATAAATGGAATCCCGGTGCTCAGTGCACGGGTGCCCGCCTCAAATATAGAAGCATTACGCCAAACTGGTGACCTGATAAAAGAGCGCCTGAACAGTGTATTGGTTGTCCTGGGAGCAGTCTATAACCACCAGGCCAACTTCGTGGCGATGCTCACCCCTGACCTGGCTCAAAGAGGGCTGCACGCCGGCGAGATTGTGAAGCAGGTCGCCCAGGTCACCGGTGGGCGCGGGGGCGGCAGGGTGGAGATGGGGCAGGCCGGGGGCAAGGATATCGACAAGCTCGATGACGCCCTGAGCCTAGTGAGGGATTTGGTGGCAAAATATGGCGATACTGGGACTTGA
- a CDS encoding YifB family Mg chelatase-like AAA ATPase, translated as MLAKVLSCAVVGLEGAIVEVEVDISPGLPAFNIVGLPDTAVQEARERVRAAIRNSGLTFPMKRITVNLAPADLRKERPSYDLPIAVGILLSSEQVSTDISETFLLGELSLDGSLRHTHGILPMVALAQEKGLPTVFIPAIDAREASLVQGVKVIPVSSLAELVTHLQGESHIPDYHPDGDKESVALEGWAAMDLTHIKGQEHVKRALEVAAAGGHNLLMSGPPGSGKTLIARSLPTILPQMSMVEALEVTKIYSVSGLLPSDTPLIRQRPFRAPHYTISNAGLVGGGRWPRPGEISLSHRGVLFLDEFPEFGHNVLEVLRQPIEDKVVTISRSQGSITFPANFMMVAAMNPCPCGYYGDPVKECTCSMSTISRYQKRISGPLLDRIDIFVQVPRIEYEKLVDDRPAEGSERVRSRVEGARAIQRGRFQGSRLTCNADMTPVEVRKFCQVGPEVQSLLKSAMNQLSLSARAFHRILKLARTIADLADSPAISASHIAEAIQYRPRSLIQ; from the coding sequence ATGCTGGCTAAGGTGCTGAGCTGTGCGGTGGTGGGGCTTGAGGGAGCTATCGTGGAGGTGGAAGTGGATATCTCCCCGGGGCTCCCCGCTTTTAATATCGTGGGGCTTCCCGACACGGCGGTGCAGGAGGCCAGGGAACGGGTGCGCGCTGCCATTAGGAACAGCGGCCTCACCTTCCCCATGAAGCGAATCACAGTGAACCTGGCACCGGCTGACCTGAGGAAAGAGAGGCCTTCCTATGACCTGCCCATCGCTGTGGGAATTCTCCTGAGCTCGGAGCAGGTCTCCACAGATATATCGGAGACGTTCTTGCTGGGGGAACTCTCTCTGGATGGCAGCCTGCGCCACACCCATGGCATTCTCCCTATGGTGGCGCTGGCCCAGGAGAAGGGGCTGCCGACCGTATTTATCCCCGCCATCGATGCCAGGGAAGCCTCCCTGGTCCAGGGAGTTAAGGTCATACCGGTTAGCTCATTAGCCGAACTGGTAACACACCTTCAAGGCGAGTCTCACATCCCCGATTATCACCCGGACGGTGATAAGGAGAGTGTCGCCCTTGAGGGTTGGGCGGCGATGGACCTGACCCATATAAAGGGGCAGGAGCATGTAAAGCGAGCGCTGGAGGTGGCTGCTGCCGGGGGGCATAACCTGCTTATGAGTGGTCCCCCGGGAAGCGGCAAGACCCTGATTGCCCGCTCCCTCCCCACTATACTTCCCCAGATGAGCATGGTAGAGGCGCTGGAGGTTACCAAGATCTACAGCGTGAGCGGCCTTCTACCCTCAGACACCCCGCTAATCAGGCAAAGACCGTTCCGCGCCCCCCATTACACCATCTCCAACGCCGGGCTGGTCGGCGGCGGGCGCTGGCCCAGGCCGGGAGAGATCAGCCTCAGCCATCGCGGCGTCCTTTTTCTGGATGAGTTCCCTGAATTCGGGCACAACGTGCTCGAGGTGCTGCGCCAGCCCATCGAGGACAAGGTGGTTACCATCAGCCGTTCCCAGGGAAGCATCACCTTCCCGGCAAACTTCATGATGGTGGCAGCGATGAACCCATGCCCCTGCGGCTACTATGGCGACCCGGTTAAAGAATGCACCTGCTCCATGAGCACCATATCCCGCTATCAGAAGCGTATAAGCGGCCCGCTCCTTGATCGAATCGATATCTTTGTCCAGGTTCCCCGCATCGAGTATGAGAAGCTGGTAGACGATCGACCGGCGGAGGGTTCGGAAAGGGTGCGCTCCAGAGTCGAGGGGGCACGCGCCATCCAGCGAGGGCGATTTCAGGGCTCCAGGCTCACCTGCAATGCGGATATGACCCCGGTGGAGGTGAGGAAGTTCTGCCAGGTGGGGCCGGAGGTACAGAGCCTGCTCAAGTCAGCAATGAATCAACTGTCCCTTTCCGCCCGCGCCTTCCACCGCATCCTCAAGCTCGCCCGCACCATTGCCGACCTCGCCGATTCCCCCGCCATTAGTGCCAGCCACATCGCCGAGGCGATTCAGTACCGGCCGAGGAGCCTGATACAATAA
- a CDS encoding mechanosensitive ion channel family protein, whose amino-acid sequence MEWSTVTDWLVSHGTRILIILLICAVLYYVLRKVIPSALNITVRRRGKGKKAEGEAEKRIQTLSRTFMGTGVVLITIAAGFMILSELGINIYPLLAGFGVIGVALGFGAQYLIRDLIAGFFILVENQYNIGDWISVAGIAGSVQEINIRRTMLRDFDGAVHVIPNGEIKTASNYSKEWARVNLNISVAYGTDLDHAIAVINRVGEEMAKAEYWRSLIKSPPQALRVDSLGDSGIEIRVLGQTKPIRQWEVMGEFRKRIKRAFDEEGIEIPWPHTKVYFGDAPPRAPAEAPVPPEPRGEIVTPDEEGERGE is encoded by the coding sequence ATGGAATGGAGCACTGTTACTGACTGGCTTGTTTCCCACGGCACTCGGATTCTCATTATCCTCCTCATCTGCGCTGTATTGTATTATGTGTTGCGAAAGGTGATTCCATCAGCGCTTAATATTACTGTAAGAAGAAGGGGAAAGGGCAAAAAGGCCGAAGGGGAAGCTGAAAAGAGGATACAAACCCTATCGCGTACATTTATGGGCACAGGGGTAGTGCTCATTACAATAGCTGCTGGATTCATGATCCTTTCTGAGCTGGGGATAAATATCTATCCGCTACTTGCAGGGTTCGGCGTTATCGGTGTGGCTCTGGGCTTTGGTGCCCAGTACCTCATTCGTGATCTTATCGCAGGTTTCTTTATCCTTGTAGAGAACCAGTACAATATCGGCGATTGGATATCAGTAGCTGGCATAGCTGGCAGTGTACAAGAGATAAACATAAGGAGAACCATGCTCAGGGACTTCGATGGCGCGGTGCACGTTATCCCCAACGGCGAAATCAAGACAGCTAGCAACTACAGCAAGGAATGGGCACGAGTTAACCTGAATATCTCGGTGGCATATGGCACTGACCTTGACCATGCCATCGCGGTCATCAACCGGGTGGGAGAGGAGATGGCCAAGGCAGAATATTGGCGTTCGCTAATAAAATCACCGCCACAGGCGCTTCGAGTGGACAGCCTGGGGGATTCTGGGATTGAGATTAGGGTGCTGGGACAAACCAAGCCAATAAGACAGTGGGAGGTGATGGGGGAATTCAGAAAGCGGATAAAGAGGGCCTTCGATGAGGAGGGTATCGAGATACCCTGGCCCCATACCAAGGTCTATTTCGGGGATGCCCCGCCCCGGGCTCCCGCCGAGGCGCCAGTGCCGCCAGAACCACGGGGCGAGATCGTGACTCCAGATGAAGAGGGGGAGAGGGGAGAATAG